AGTGTGCGCACCGCGCGGTACTGGAGTGTTTTGATCGCGCCCTCGTTCTTGCCCATGACCCGCGCGGTCTCGGCGACGGAGAGGCCCTGGAGGAAGCGCAGGGTCACGCACTCCTGCTGCTGGGGGTTGAGTCGGCGGACGGCTTCGAGGAGGGCGGCGTTCGAGAGGGACTCCAGGACGGAGTCCTCGGGGCTGCGCTCGACTTCGTTGGCGTCGAGCATTTCGCCGGTGGTCACCTCGAGGCGGAATCGGCTCGATTTGAAGTGGTCGGCGACCAGGTTGCGCGCGATCGTGACCAGCCAGGCGCCGAAATCGCGGCCCTGCCAGGTGAAGGTGCCGATGCGGCGGAGGGCGCGCAGAAAGGTCTCACTAGTGAGGTCCTCGGCGGTCGCCTTGCCGCCGACGCGGTAGTAGATGTAGCGGTAGACCGTGTCGCTGTACTGGTCGTAGAGGCGTCCGAAGGCGTCGGACTCGCCGGCCTGGGCACGTTCGACCAGGTCCATCATGCGTGCGCTGTCGCTGTCCGCCGCGGGGCGGCGGGGGGTGGGGGCCGAGGTGGCGGCAGCGGAACCGGAACGGGCCCGTCTGCTGACTGCCGCACCGCCGTTCGCCAGGGCATAGCAGGGCCCGGCGGGTGCGGGGACGGCAAGGGCGGGGACGGCGGGGACGGCGTACGCGGTGGGGACGAAGCCGCGCAAGCGGTCGATGACCGTTGCGCGCAGCGTAGCCAGGCCCGAGGCGTCAACCCCGACGTGTGGGTACACGGGACTCCCAGAGGCAGAGCTTCCATCACGTGCAGTGCGGGACCGTTCACCCGTCGTAGCGACGTGCGGGGTCCCTTATGCGTCTGAGGAGAATAACGCTTCGTACAGGCAGCGCTACACCCAGTTGCTCAAATCATCGATTACGTCGCTTCTGTAACCCATTGGCGCCCGGTCAAGTACCGCAGAGTGACCGCTTATTGATCGAATCAGTTCACATTCCGTGTCGGCCTGAGGCGTGTTGTGGCCGAGTGCTACCGGCGTGACTGGCGGCAGGCGTGGCGGGGTAGGACCGACGGAATGCTCGGGGCGGAGCGTGCGCGCAGGGCGAAATGCGAGGTCAGTGGCGGCGGCGGTGCAGGGCGACGGCCGCGGCGGCGCCGCCCGCGAGCGCGCCGACACCGGCGGCGGCGGGGATGCCGACCTTCGCGGCCTTGCGGCCCGTGCGGTAGTCCCGCAGCCGCCAGTCCCGATCGCGGGCGTGCTTGCGCAGCTTGGCGTCGGGGTTGATCGCGTACGGGTGCCCGACGAGGGAGAGCATCGGGATGTCGTTGTGCGAGTCGCTGTACGCGGCACAGCGGCCCAGGTCCAGGCCCTCGGCGGCGGCCAGCGCGCGGACGGCCTCGGCCTTCGCGGGGCCGTGCAGGGGCTCGCCGACGAGCTTTCCGGTGTAGACCCCGCCGACGGACTCGGCGACGGTGCCGAGGGCGCCGGTCAGGCCGAGGCGGCGGGCGATGACCGTGGCGATCTCCACCGGCGCGGCGGTGACCAGCCAGACCTTCTGGCCCGCGTCGAGGTGGGCCTGGGCGAGGGCGCGGGTACCGGGCCAGATGCGCTCCGCCATGTACTCGTCGTAGATCTCCTCGCCGATGGACATCAGCTCGGCGACCCGGTGGCCCTTGACGATGGACAGGGCGCTGTCGCGTGCGTCCTGCATGTGCTCGGGGTCCTCGACGCCCGCGAGCCGGAACCAGGCCTGCTGCCAGGCGAAGCGGAACAGCTCCTGGCGCTCGAAGAACTTGCGCTTGTAGAGCCCGCGGCCGAAGTGGAAGATCGCGGCGCCCTGCATCACGGTGTTGTCGAGGTCGAAGAAGGCGGCGGCCTTGTCGTCGCCGACGACGGGGAACTCCGGTTCCTGCTCGCCTTCGTCAGGCGCGGCCTGTGCGGCGAGGGCGTCGAGCTCCTCCTGCTCCTGGGAGGACTTGCGCGCTGCCTCAGCCGAGGCCTCGCCTGCCAACACGCTCCGCGCCGTGGCGGAGCGCCTACGGGGGGTGAGCCATCCGAGAGCGGCCATGCCGTGAGCATAGCCAGTTTGTTCGGTGGTTCCGGAGTCGGGAGGAATCGGGCCTGTGAACTCTCTGTGTCCGGGCCGTGGGAGGGCGGGTGAGAATGGCGGCATGAGCCCGATCTTTCGTCGTAGCAGCGGTCGTACGAGCGGTCGTACGGAGAAGAAGAAGCCGCGGGAGCGGCTGGTCACCCTCATCGGGAAGCCGGGGTGCCATCTGTGCGATGACGCACAGTCGGTGATCGAGAAAGTCTGCGGGGAGCTCGGCACCCCGTGGGAGAAGAAGGACATCACGCGGGACGAGGAGCTCCACCGGGCCTACTGGGAGCAGATTCCCGTCGTCCTCGTGGACGGGGAGCAGCACACCTTCTGGCGCGTGGACGAGGTGCGGCTGCGGCGCGAGCTCGACGGGTAGGGCCGTCCGGCACTGACCGGTCAGTACAAAGTGCCCGCGAAGTCGATTACGCTTTAGGGCGGTTTTGGTCTCGGGGGCGACGATCGTGAGGAGAGTGTGCGGTTTTGCCCCCATCAAATGAGCAACGACACCGCCCGCGCGCCGGTTCCACGATCGTGCGCCGGGAGTGCGTGACCCCGGTCACGTTGGCCGGGCAAATCGGACACCATCTTTGTGCACGCGTTCACAAAGACATAGCCTGCATTCGACGGGGCGGTCTGGGGACGAGTGACCGCCTGCAGCCCCGCTCTACCCGCAGGAGCACCGTGGCAACTGGCCGAACTCACCGACCGGCGACCCGCAGCCGAGGAATTCCCGAGGCCACCGTCGCCAGGCTTCCGCTGTACCTCCGAGCCCTCACCGCACTGTCGGAGCGCTCGGTGCCCACGGTCTCCTCCGAGGAGCTCGCGGCCGCCGCGGGAGTCAACTCCGCGAAGCTGCGCAAGGACTTCTCGTACCTGGGTTCCTACGGGACGCGCGGCGTCGGCTACGACGTCGAGTATCTCGTCTACCAGATCTCCCGTGAACTCGGTCTCACCCAGGACTGGCCGGTTGTCATCGTCGGCATCGGTAACCTCGGCGCCGCGCTCGCCAACTACGGCGGGTTCGCCTCGCGCGGGTTCCGTGTCGCCGCGCTCATCGACGCCGACCCCGCGATGGCGGGCACTCCTGTCGCGGGCATGCCGGTGCAGCACACCGACGAGCTCGAAAAGATCATCAGCGACAACGGCGTCTCGATCGGCGTGATCTCGACCCCCGCAGGCGCGGCCCAGCAGGTCTGCGAGCGGCTCGTCGCCGCCGGTGTGACCTCCATCCTGAACTTCGCGCCGACGGTCCTCTCCGTGCCGGACGGCGTCGACGTGCGCAAGGTCGACCTCTCCATCGAGCTGCAGATCCTCGCCTTCCACGAGCAGCGCAAGGCCGGTGAGGACGCCGCCCACGAGGGCCCCGTCCCGCCCGTCTCCGCCAAGCAGCAGCGCAAGGGACCCGACGGGGACGTCCCCGCCGTGATGCCGGCATGAGTCTCCTGGTCGTGGGGCTGAGTCACCGCAGCGCCCCGGTGAGCGTCCTGGAGCGCGCCGCGCTCTCCGTCGACGCGCAGGCCAAGCTTCTGCAGGACACCCTGGCCGCCGAGCCCGCCGCCGAGGCGGCCGTGCTCGCCACCTGCAACCGCATCGAGCTCTACGCCGACGTGGACAAGTTCCACGCGGGCGTCGCCGAGCTGTCCACGCTGCTCGCGCAGCACAGCGGCGTCGGCCTTGAGGAGCTCACTCCTTATCTGTACGTCCACTACGAGGACCGTGCCGTCCACCACCTGTTCTCGGTGGCGTGCGGACTCGACTCGATGGTCGTCGGCGAAGGCCAGATCCTCGGCCAGATAAAGGACGCCCTGGCGCGCTCGCAGGAGCTGCACACCGCGGGCAAGCTCCTCAACGACCTCTTCCAGCAGGCCCTGCGGGTCGGCAAGCGCGCGCACTCCGAGACCGGCATCGACCGGGCAGGGCAGTCGCTCGTGACGTTCGGCCTCGAGCAGCTCGCCGAGGGCGGGTCCGTGGAGAACTGGGCCGAGGGCAAGCGCGCCCTGGTGATCGGTGCGGGCTCGATGTCCTCGCTGGCCGCGGCGACGCTCGCGCGCGCGGGCGTCCGCGAGCTCGTCATCGCCAACCGCACGCAGGAGCGGGCCCGGCGCCTCGCGGAGATCCTCGCGGACTCCGGCACCGAGGCCCTGGCACGCGCCGTCCCCATGGCCGACGTGGCCGATGAACTGACACGTGCAGACGTGGTCGTCTCCTGCACCGGCGCGACCGGACTCGTGCTCACCGCCGAGGCCGTCGCCACCGCGGTGGGCGGAGCGACCCCCGCACCGGCCGTGCGCGACACTCCCGCGCCCTCCGCCGACCCGGCCGCCGGTACCGCCGGAGGCGACGCCACTGGCTTCGAACAGCACGCCGCGTGGCTGGAGAAGGCGCGGGGCGACGGCCCGGCGCCGGTCGCCGCGCGGGACGGCGGCGCCCCCCAAGGGCGTACGACGTCACTCGCCCTCCTCGACCTCGCCATGCCGCGCGACATCGACGCGGCCGTGCACCGCATCGACGGGGTCCGCCTCGTCGACATCGAGTCGCTCGCCGAGGCGTCCGCGGACGCCCCGATGGCCGACGACGTGGAGAAGGTGCGCGGCATCGTCTCCGACGAGGTCGCCGCCTTCGGCGCCGCCCAGCGCGCCGCGCACATCACGCCGACCGTGGTCGCCCTGCGCACCATGGCCGCCGACGTGGTGGCCGGCGAGATGACCCGGCTCGAAGGACGGCTGCCGGGCCTGGAGGACAAGCAACGCGCGGAGATCACGCAGACCGTCCGCCGCGTCGTCGACAAGCTGCTGCACGCACCCACGGTGCGGGTCAAGCAGCTGGCGAGCGAGCCCGGCGGCGCCGGGTACGCGGACGCGCTGCGCACGCTCTTCGACCTCGACCCGCAGACGGTCGCGGCGGTCAGCAGGGCTGACCACATGAACAACGAGAACGACGACCCGAATAGAGGCCGGGCATGACCGAGAGGGCCTATCGACTCGGGACCAGGCGCAGCAAGCTGGCCATGACCCAGTCCGGCCACGTGGCCGAGGCGGTCCAGAAGCTGACGGGGCGTCCCGTCGAGCTCGTGGAGATCACGACGTACGGCGACACCTCGCGCGAGCACCTCGCGCAGATCGGTGGCACCGGCGTCTTCGTCGCCGCGCTGCGCGAGGCGCTGGCCAGTGGCGAGGTCGACTTCGCCGTCCACTCGCTCAAGGACCTGCCCACCGCGCAGCCCGCCGAGCTCACCCTCGCCGCCGTGCCGGTCCGTGAGGACCCGCGCGACGCGCTGGTGGCGCGCGACGGCCTGACCTTCGCGGAGCTGCCCGACGGCGCCCGCGTGGGCACGGGTTCGCCGCGCCGCATGGCGCAGCTGAACGCCTACGCGCGCAACCACGGCATGTCCATCCGGACCGTGCCGATCCGCGGGAACGTCGACACCCGCATCGGATACGTGCACAAGGGCGAGCTCGACGCCGTCGTCCTCGCCGCCGCCGGACTCAACCGCGTCGGCAGGGCCGGCGAGGTGACCGAGCTCCTGTCGGTCGACACTGTTCTGCCCGCCCCCGGCCAGGGGGCACTGGCGGTCGAGTGTGCCGCGCACAACGCGTCACTCGCCGCCGCGCTCGCCGAGCTCGACGACCCGTACACCCGGGCCGCCGTGACCGCCGAGCGATCCCTGCTCGCCGCCCTGGAAGCCGGCTGCAGCGCGCCCGTGGGCGCGTTGGCCGACCTCTTGGCCGACGGGCAGATTGTCAAGGAGATGCGCCTGCGCGGCGTCGTCGGTACGACCGACGGCTCGTCGCTGGTGCAGCTGTCCACCACCGGTCCCGTGCCCGAGACGGAGACCCAAGCCATGGCGCTGGGCCGCGAACTCGCGGCCGAGATGCTCGCCAAGGGCGCGGCCGGTCTGATGGGGGAGCGAGCACTTTGAGCCCCACCTCGAACCTTCCCGGCATTCCCGCACACGGGCACGTCACCTTCCTCGGTGCCGGACCCGGAGATCCGGGACTGCTGACCCTCCGCGCCGTCGAGGCGCTGGCCCGAGCGGATGTGCTGATCGCCGAGCCCGATGTGCTCGACGTCGTCCGCGTGCATGCCAGGGGAGGTGTGGACACACCCCAGCCGGCAGCTGACGACACGTCAATGACCGTCGACGCGACGCCGTTCCGAGCTGCCGCCAATCTTGTCATGGAGGCCGCGAAGGGCGGCAGGCGGGTCGTGCGTGCGGTGAGCGGCGACCCGGGCCTCGACACGTACGCGGCCGAGGAGATGCTCGCCTGCGCCGCCGCCGGCATCCCCTTCGAGGTCGTCCCCGGCATCGCGGCCGCCGTCGGCGTGCCCGCTTACGCGGGTGTGCCGCTGCGGGACGCGCAGGGTACGGACGTCCGCTTCGTCGACGCCCGTACCGCCTCCGACCGCTGCTGGAGCGAGGTCGGCGCGTCCGACGGGACCGTCGTCGTCTCGACGGCCCTGGACTCGGTGGCCGCGGCCGCCGGTGAACTGGTCGCCGCGGGCCGCAAGCCGGACACCCCGATGACCGTGACCGTCGCCGGTACGACGACGCGCCAGCGCACCTGGACCGCGACGCTCGGCACCATCGCGCAGGTGCTCAAGCAGGCGAAGGTGCTGCCTTCGCCGGACGGCGGCAGGCCCGTCATAGCCGTGGTCGGCGAGTGTTCGGCCCCCGCCCAGCGCGACCAGCTGTCGTGGTTCGAGTCGAAGCCGCTCTTCGGGTGGCGCGTCCTCGTGCCGCGTACGAAGGAGCAGGCGGCGTCGCTCTCCGACCAGCTGCGGTCCTACGGCGCGGTGCCCCACGAGGTCCCGACCATCGCGGTCGAGCCGCCGCGCACGCCCCAGCAGATGGAGCGCGCGGTCAAGGGTCTGGTCACCGGGCGGTACGAGTGGATCGCCTTCACCTCCGTCAACGCCGTCAAGGCGGTGCGGGAGAAGTTCGAGGAGTACGGGCTCGACGCGCGTGCCTTCGCCGGGATCAAGGTCGCGGCCGTCGGTGAGCAGACCGCCGCCGCGCTGATCGCCTTCGGCGTGAAGCCGGACCTGGTGCCGAGCGGTGAGCAGTCGGCCGCGGGGCTCCTGGAGGACTGGCCGCCGTACGACCCGGTCTTCGACCCGATCGACCGGGTGTTCCTGCCGCGGGCCGACATCGCCACGGAGACGCTGGTCGCCGGGCTCATCGACCTCGGGTGGGAGGTCGACGACGTCACCGCCTACCGGACGGTGCGGGCGTCGCCGCCGCCGGCGGACACGCGCGAGGCGATCAAGGGCGGTGGCTTCGACGCGGTGCTCTTCACGTCGTCGTCCACGGTGCGCAACCTTGTCGGCATCGCCGGCAAGCCGCACAACGTCACCGTGATCGCGTGCATCGGTCCCGCCACCGCGAAGACCGCGGAGGAGCACGGGCTGCGGGTGGACGTGATGGCTCCGGAGCCGTCCGTGCACAAGCTCGCCGAGGCGCTGGCGGAGTTCGGTGCGGGGCGCCGTGCGGCGGCTCTTGAGGCGGGTGACCCTGTTACGCGGCCCAGTGAGCGTCGGCCGGGTTCGCGTCGGAGGCGTACGGCACCCTGAGCGGTCCGGCACCGTTGATCACCGGCTTCGCCGAGTTCGTCCTCAAACGCCGGACGGGCTGAACTTCCCTGGTCCCGGCTGAGAACCTTCAGTCGGGACCAGAACCTTTCGTGAGGTGAGAGAGACAGTGACCAAGTACGGATCGTTTCCCGGGGCGCGGCCGCGGCGGCTGCGGACCACGCCCGCCATGCGGCGCATGGTCGCCGAGACGCGGCTGCATCCGGCCGATCTGATCCTGCCCGCGTTCGTGCGCGAGGGGATCAGTGACCCCGTGGAGATCGGGGCCATGCCCGGCGTCTTCCAGCACACTCGCGACAGCCTGAAGAAGGCCGCCGTCGAGGCGATGGAGGCCGGGGTAGCCGGGATCATGCTGTTCGGCGTACCCGAGGAGTCGAAGAAGGACGCCGTGGGCACCGCGGGCACCGACCCGGACGGGATTCTGCAGCTCGCGCTCCGCGACGTGCGCGACGAGGTCGGCGACGATCTCATCGTCATGTCGGACCTGTGCCTCGACGAGACCACCGACCACGGTCACTGCGGTGTCCTGGACGGCCAGGGGCGGGTCGACAACGACGCGACCCTGGAGCGGTACGCCGAGATGGCGCAGGTGCAGGCCGACGCGGGCGCCCACGTGGTGGGCCCGAGCGGCATGATGGACGGTCAGATCGGCGTCATCCGCGACGCGTTGGACCAGGTCGGCCACGAGGACGTGTCCGTCCTCGCGTACACCGCGAAGTACTCCTCGGCCTTCTACGGCCCGTTCAGGGAGGCCGTCGGGTCGTCCCTGAAGGGGGACCGCAAGACCTACCAGCAGGACCCGGCCAACACCCGGGAGTCCCTGCGGGAGCTGGCGCTCGACCTCGAAGAGGGCGCCGACATGGTGATGGTGAAGCCCGCGGGCCCCTACCTCGACATCCTCGCCCGGATCTCCGACGCGGTCGACGTGCCGGTGGCGGCGTACCAGATCAGTGGCGAGTACGCGATGATCCAGGCCGCCGCCGAGCGGGGCTGGATCGACAGGGACCGGGCGATCATGGAGTCCCTGACGGGGATCAAGCGCGCGGGCGCGAACATGATCCTCACGTACTGGGCCACCGAGGTCGCGCGGCAGCTCTGAGGCGGGTCGCGGGGGCTCTTGACTTCAAGTTCGGTTGAGGTCGGAGAGTGGTGTGCATCGACGTTCGTTTCCACGTTCCGAGGAGCACACCA
The sequence above is a segment of the Streptomyces sp. Je 1-369 genome. Coding sequences within it:
- a CDS encoding ECF subfamily RNA polymerase sigma factor, BldN family, with translation MYPHVGVDASGLATLRATVIDRLRGFVPTAYAVPAVPALAVPAPAGPCYALANGGAAVSRRARSGSAAATSAPTPRRPAADSDSARMMDLVERAQAGESDAFGRLYDQYSDTVYRYIYYRVGGKATAEDLTSETFLRALRRIGTFTWQGRDFGAWLVTIARNLVADHFKSSRFRLEVTTGEMLDANEVERSPEDSVLESLSNAALLEAVRRLNPQQQECVTLRFLQGLSVAETARVMGKNEGAIKTLQYRAVRTLARLLPDDAR
- a CDS encoding HAD family hydrolase gives rise to the protein MAALGWLTPRRRSATARSVLAGEASAEAARKSSQEQEELDALAAQAAPDEGEQEPEFPVVGDDKAAAFFDLDNTVMQGAAIFHFGRGLYKRKFFERQELFRFAWQQAWFRLAGVEDPEHMQDARDSALSIVKGHRVAELMSIGEEIYDEYMAERIWPGTRALAQAHLDAGQKVWLVTAAPVEIATVIARRLGLTGALGTVAESVGGVYTGKLVGEPLHGPAKAEAVRALAAAEGLDLGRCAAYSDSHNDIPMLSLVGHPYAINPDAKLRKHARDRDWRLRDYRTGRKAAKVGIPAAAGVGALAGGAAAAVALHRRRH
- a CDS encoding glutaredoxin family protein, with the translated sequence MSPIFRRSSGRTSGRTEKKKPRERLVTLIGKPGCHLCDDAQSVIEKVCGELGTPWEKKDITRDEELHRAYWEQIPVVLVDGEQHTFWRVDEVRLRRELDG
- a CDS encoding redox-sensing transcriptional repressor Rex, with the protein product MATGRTHRPATRSRGIPEATVARLPLYLRALTALSERSVPTVSSEELAAAAGVNSAKLRKDFSYLGSYGTRGVGYDVEYLVYQISRELGLTQDWPVVIVGIGNLGAALANYGGFASRGFRVAALIDADPAMAGTPVAGMPVQHTDELEKIISDNGVSIGVISTPAGAAQQVCERLVAAGVTSILNFAPTVLSVPDGVDVRKVDLSIELQILAFHEQRKAGEDAAHEGPVPPVSAKQQRKGPDGDVPAVMPA
- a CDS encoding glutamyl-tRNA reductase, which codes for MSLLVVGLSHRSAPVSVLERAALSVDAQAKLLQDTLAAEPAAEAAVLATCNRIELYADVDKFHAGVAELSTLLAQHSGVGLEELTPYLYVHYEDRAVHHLFSVACGLDSMVVGEGQILGQIKDALARSQELHTAGKLLNDLFQQALRVGKRAHSETGIDRAGQSLVTFGLEQLAEGGSVENWAEGKRALVIGAGSMSSLAAATLARAGVRELVIANRTQERARRLAEILADSGTEALARAVPMADVADELTRADVVVSCTGATGLVLTAEAVATAVGGATPAPAVRDTPAPSADPAAGTAGGDATGFEQHAAWLEKARGDGPAPVAARDGGAPQGRTTSLALLDLAMPRDIDAAVHRIDGVRLVDIESLAEASADAPMADDVEKVRGIVSDEVAAFGAAQRAAHITPTVVALRTMAADVVAGEMTRLEGRLPGLEDKQRAEITQTVRRVVDKLLHAPTVRVKQLASEPGGAGYADALRTLFDLDPQTVAAVSRADHMNNENDDPNRGRA
- the hemC gene encoding hydroxymethylbilane synthase — its product is MTERAYRLGTRRSKLAMTQSGHVAEAVQKLTGRPVELVEITTYGDTSREHLAQIGGTGVFVAALREALASGEVDFAVHSLKDLPTAQPAELTLAAVPVREDPRDALVARDGLTFAELPDGARVGTGSPRRMAQLNAYARNHGMSIRTVPIRGNVDTRIGYVHKGELDAVVLAAAGLNRVGRAGEVTELLSVDTVLPAPGQGALAVECAAHNASLAAALAELDDPYTRAAVTAERSLLAALEAGCSAPVGALADLLADGQIVKEMRLRGVVGTTDGSSLVQLSTTGPVPETETQAMALGRELAAEMLAKGAAGLMGERAL
- a CDS encoding uroporphyrinogen-III synthase → MSPTSNLPGIPAHGHVTFLGAGPGDPGLLTLRAVEALARADVLIAEPDVLDVVRVHARGGVDTPQPAADDTSMTVDATPFRAAANLVMEAAKGGRRVVRAVSGDPGLDTYAAEEMLACAAAGIPFEVVPGIAAAVGVPAYAGVPLRDAQGTDVRFVDARTASDRCWSEVGASDGTVVVSTALDSVAAAAGELVAAGRKPDTPMTVTVAGTTTRQRTWTATLGTIAQVLKQAKVLPSPDGGRPVIAVVGECSAPAQRDQLSWFESKPLFGWRVLVPRTKEQAASLSDQLRSYGAVPHEVPTIAVEPPRTPQQMERAVKGLVTGRYEWIAFTSVNAVKAVREKFEEYGLDARAFAGIKVAAVGEQTAAALIAFGVKPDLVPSGEQSAAGLLEDWPPYDPVFDPIDRVFLPRADIATETLVAGLIDLGWEVDDVTAYRTVRASPPPADTREAIKGGGFDAVLFTSSSTVRNLVGIAGKPHNVTVIACIGPATAKTAEEHGLRVDVMAPEPSVHKLAEALAEFGAGRRAAALEAGDPVTRPSERRPGSRRRRTAP
- the hemB gene encoding porphobilinogen synthase, whose product is MTKYGSFPGARPRRLRTTPAMRRMVAETRLHPADLILPAFVREGISDPVEIGAMPGVFQHTRDSLKKAAVEAMEAGVAGIMLFGVPEESKKDAVGTAGTDPDGILQLALRDVRDEVGDDLIVMSDLCLDETTDHGHCGVLDGQGRVDNDATLERYAEMAQVQADAGAHVVGPSGMMDGQIGVIRDALDQVGHEDVSVLAYTAKYSSAFYGPFREAVGSSLKGDRKTYQQDPANTRESLRELALDLEEGADMVMVKPAGPYLDILARISDAVDVPVAAYQISGEYAMIQAAAERGWIDRDRAIMESLTGIKRAGANMILTYWATEVARQL